The genome window TTCACGCTCAACACCATTCATATTTTCCAAAATAATATCTTTATTTTCAACATTGATATTTTCTTCCTTCAATTTTCTGAAAATGGACATAATCCGTACATAAGTATATTGTAAATAAGGTCCTGTATTACCTTCAAAACTAAGTACCTTGTCCCAAGTAAATGTTATATCAGAAGTCCTGTTCTGGCTCAAATCAAAGTATTTTATAGCTCCGCTTCCCACAATTTCAGCAATTTTTTCTTTTTCTTCTTCTGGAATATTCGGATTTTTTTCATCAATTACTTTTTTTACTTGAGTTTTTGCCTCATCCAGCAAATCAACAAGTCTTATTATATTTCCGCTTCTAGAAGAAAAAATCATTCCATCACCAAATCTCATAATTCCAAATACAACATGAGTCTTTTTGTAATTATAAGGTTCTCCAAGCATTTCTCCAATTTCAAAAACCTGCTTAAAATGATTTTGCTGCCTATCGTCAGTTAGGTAAACAGCTTCGTCTACATTTAATTCATCTTTTCTAAATTTCATTGTAGCCAGGTCAGAAGTTGTATATAAGAAACTTCCGTCTTTTTTCTGTACAATTGCAGGTGACAGCTTGTCATTTTCAAAAAACACAACCAATGCTCCCTGATCTTCACGTGCAATACCTTTTTCTTTTAATTCTTCCAGTACAGCTGGCATCATATCATTGTAAAACGATTCACCATAATAATAGTCGAAGTTCACACCAAGCCTATCATAAATTTTATTGTATTCTTTTAGTGAAATATCTATAAATTCCTTCCACAATTTTTGATTTTCTTCATCTCCAAGCTGTAATTTTTTCAGTTCTTCACGAGCTTCGTCCTCCAAAGCAGGATTTTTTTTAGCTTCATCAGAAAACTGCACATAAATTCTTTCCAGTTCACCAATCGGATCTTCTTCGTAGGACTTCTTATTCAACCAATTCTTATAAGCTACAATGAGTTTTCCAAATTGTGTCCCCCAATCACCAATGTGATTATCAGCAAGTGTATGAAAACCTAAAAATTGCAAAGTTCTCTTGACGGAATCACCGATAATTGTACTTCTCAAATGTCCAATGTGCATTCTTTTAGCAATATTAGGCGAAGAATAATCAATTATTATAGTTTTATCTGTATTTAAAAAAGAAAAATCATATTTTTCATTTTCCACTTTTTTTAATTCTTCATTCAAAAAGTTATTTTTCAAATAAATATTAATAAATCCTGGCCCTGCAATTTCCAACTTTTCAATAGTATCATTTTCTTTAAAATTATCTACAAGTGTACTTGCAATCTCTCGTGGATTTTTACCAATTAATTTTGAACTAACCATCGCAAAATTTGTCTGAAAATCTCCAAATTCTCTTTTTGTGGAATTTTGAATATCGACTTTTTCTGTATAATCAGCACCAAAAATATTATTTATATTTTCTGAAAATAATTTTTTTAACTTTATTGTCAACAATTCCATTATCTTAAAAACTTTCTTCCCTTCCTTTCATAGATTTACGTTAATTTTAGGATAACGCATAATCCTTTTATTAAAAAATATTTACTTGAATATTATATAACAAATTTAATAAAATTTGAAGAGTTTATTTATTATTTGACTAAATAAAAAATATTAAATTTTTTTAATTAATGTTTCCTTTTTCTCATTTGATAGCTGTTTATTAATTATATTTAAACAAAAACTATGAAATGTATATCAGTATTTTTAGCATGATATTAAAATAAAAATTGACAGAAAAAATAAAAAATGTTAAAATGTTTTGAAATTTATACATATAGTTAAGATTTAAAAATTAAACAAGGAGAGAGTATGCTATTTAAAGAGACAGAAAGATTTTTAAAAAGAATATTAAAGAAAAAATACAAATATACAAAAATGTTGTTAATAACATTTTTAATGACAGGTGGATTGGGAATGGCAGCGCCAATAACACCAAATGCGAATGGAGAATATATTGTAAATTCAGGTACAGGAGATGGAGAAATTTTAAATTTTTCTAATTCATACAATTCACATGGAGCATTTAGAATTAGTGAGGGTAAAAAATTTACTTTGAAAGGATACGGAGATATTGATGCGACAACGCAAGCGCCTTTGTTTACACCTAGAACTGCAATAACAGTCACAAATTCAAATACAGAATTTGAGGCAACAGGTACAGGTGTAGGCGGGGATTCTGTTGAAATATCCATTCTTCCCTCAAAAGAAGCAATTTTATATACAGTAACAGATCCAATTACTGGTGTAAGTTCTAGTGCTATAAATCAAAAAGTAACTTTAAAAGATGTGTTTATATGGGCACCAAGAAATTCGACAGAATCTACTGTGAAAGTTGAAGCAAAGAATGGAAAGAGCATAAAAAATGCAGAACTTAATTTAATTGGTAGTAATGGTTTTAAATCACAAATTCATTCAAATAATAGTGGCTGGGTAGTTGAAGTTGAAGCTGATGAAACAAATGGAGTTTATTCAGAATTAACAGTTAATGGAATAGATGATGGTACTGAAGGTGATGGAGGAACGCAAATATTAGGTTTAATGACAAAACATGGAAAATCTGTTTTAAATGTAAATTTAATAGGTGGAGCATATTGGGGATTAAGTAAAAATAATTCAATTTCTGAACAAAGAGCAACACTTAACTCATTAAATATAGGTAGTAATTCCTTTATATCATTTGATGAAAATAATGTTACAGAAAGTGATGGAGTAACTTCAATTTATTATATAAAATTAACATCTGATGGAATTAATAATGATGGAACTCTTAATAACAGTGGACTTATTCAACTAAATAGTGATTCCAGTAAAGATAAACTTATTATAGAAGGAAATTATCACGGAAATAACGGTACAATTGAAATGAATACTCTTTGGAATGCTCCAGGGGATGAAAATGGAGCAAATTCAGAATCAGATTTAGTTTACATTACGGGAAATGCTACAGGTACAACAAAGGTAGTACCAGTTTATATTGATGACACTCCAGCAGAAAATCAATTTGATAATTATATTCCAGGAAATGTACAACAATTATCACAACGTATAAACAGTGTACCGGTTGTAAAAGTAGCTGGAAAGTCTACACCAACTACATTTACTGGAACAGCAAGAACAGCCGGAGCGGCAGAGGCTCAACTTGCGAGCAGACAAGTTAATGGTATTTGGGAATACTACTGGACTATTGCACCTCTTGGAAGTTCTGGAGCCACTGCTGGAGTGATTGGTGGGGCTGGAAGTAATGGAAGTTCAAGTTCGAGCCGTCCAATTTACATTATGGCACAGCCAGTGTCGGCTTATGTATTAATGCCAAAAATAAATATGGAAATGGGTTATTCTTCTGTTGGGACTTTAAATGAAAGAAGAGGAGAAAACCAAATATTAGATTTAGAAAATCTGTCAGCTGATAAAGGACAGTTATGGACAAGAATTTATGGTAGTGGTGTGAGCGAAAAAGGTAAGGAAAGATTTGAATACGAAAGTAATCTTTATGGAGTGCAGCTGGGGCATGACTTTAAAATAAATAAGGATAAAAATGGGCATAATCATTTATTAGGTGGCTATATTTCATATAATAGGGCAAGT of Leptotrichia hongkongensis contains these proteins:
- the argS gene encoding arginine--tRNA ligase yields the protein MELLTIKLKKLFSENINNIFGADYTEKVDIQNSTKREFGDFQTNFAMVSSKLIGKNPREIASTLVDNFKENDTIEKLEIAGPGFINIYLKNNFLNEELKKVENEKYDFSFLNTDKTIIIDYSSPNIAKRMHIGHLRSTIIGDSVKRTLQFLGFHTLADNHIGDWGTQFGKLIVAYKNWLNKKSYEEDPIGELERIYVQFSDEAKKNPALEDEAREELKKLQLGDEENQKLWKEFIDISLKEYNKIYDRLGVNFDYYYGESFYNDMMPAVLEELKEKGIAREDQGALVVFFENDKLSPAIVQKKDGSFLYTTSDLATMKFRKDELNVDEAVYLTDDRQQNHFKQVFEIGEMLGEPYNYKKTHVVFGIMRFGDGMIFSSRSGNIIRLVDLLDEAKTQVKKVIDEKNPNIPEEEKEKIAEIVGSGAIKYFDLSQNRTSDITFTWDKVLSFEGNTGPYLQYTYVRIMSIFRKLKEENINVENKDIILENMNGVERELAVELLRFPQTVVKSYESYRPNIIADYLFDIAKLFNNFYNSNSILKEENKKVMDARILLAEKTAFILKEGLGLLGINTVDRM
- a CDS encoding autotransporter outer membrane beta-barrel domain-containing protein, yielding MLFKETERFLKRILKKKYKYTKMLLITFLMTGGLGMAAPITPNANGEYIVNSGTGDGEILNFSNSYNSHGAFRISEGKKFTLKGYGDIDATTQAPLFTPRTAITVTNSNTEFEATGTGVGGDSVEISILPSKEAILYTVTDPITGVSSSAINQKVTLKDVFIWAPRNSTESTVKVEAKNGKSIKNAELNLIGSNGFKSQIHSNNSGWVVEVEADETNGVYSELTVNGIDDGTEGDGGTQILGLMTKHGKSVLNVNLIGGAYWGLSKNNSISEQRATLNSLNIGSNSFISFDENNVTESDGVTSIYYIKLTSDGINNDGTLNNSGLIQLNSDSSKDKLIIEGNYHGNNGTIEMNTLWNAPGDENGANSESDLVYITGNATGTTKVVPVYIDDTPAENQFDNYIPGNVQQLSQRINSVPVVKVAGKSTPTTFTGTARTAGAAEAQLASRQVNGIWEYYWTIAPLGSSGATAGVIGGAGSNGSSSSSRPIYIMAQPVSAYVLMPKINMEMGYSSVGTLNERRGENQILDLENLSADKGQLWTRIYGSGVSEKGKERFEYESNLYGVQLGHDFKINKDKNGHNHLLGGYISYNRASADFFDRYRTENGRISDDKYTGKGKAESISLGITKTKYTENGSYYDLVGQISYLQNKYKSRDDFNAKQRGYGLLFSGEAGKSFGIGKTGTWTIQPQAQLIYQYLNTKSFNDGLRKVSQDNRNGLRGRTGIKLSYNGNSDEGRTNTYYAVANVWHDFTKYENKYTNIGSDKVTEKLGTTWGEIGLGAQAPLGQKSNLYIDTRYEQSFGNSRRSGFRGTIGFKHTF